From Coffea arabica cultivar ET-39 chromosome 2e, Coffea Arabica ET-39 HiFi, whole genome shotgun sequence, the proteins below share one genomic window:
- the LOC113730063 gene encoding oxalate--CoA ligase-like — MENLTLSGLLINVAAKFPSRRAISVPGRFDLSHARLHQLVERTATRLVAAGVQPGDVIALTFPNSVEFVIAFLAVIRARATAAPLNPAYTADEFQFYLSDSDSKILLTSKQGSAPAQAAASKLNIPHVTVALPDADSDVALSSSLSQYESDPEPDPNLSSKLINDPSDISLFLHTSGTTSRPKGVPLTQLNLVSSVNNIKSVYRITESDSTVIVLPLFHVHGLLAGLLSSVGAGGAVTLPAAGRFSASTFWSDMKNYNATWYTAVPTIHQIILDRHLNSPEPVYPRLRFIRSCSAALAPSILARLEEAFGAPVLEAYAMTEASHLMASNPLPQDGPHVPGSVGKPVGQEMAILDENGKPQEANANGEVCIRGPNVTKGYKNNPEANKSAFQFGWFHTGDLGYLDSDGYLHLVGRIKELINRGGEKISPIEVDAVLLSHPDVAQAVAFGVPDDKYGEEINCAVIPREGANIDESEVSRHCKTNLAGFKVPKKVFITDSLPKTATGKIQRRIVAEHFLAQISTAKFPKFGA, encoded by the exons ATGGAAAATTTGACTCTCTCCGGATTATTGATAAACGTTGCCGCAAAATTTCCCTCCCGCCGCGCCATATCGGTTCCAGGCAGGTTCGATCTTTCTCATGCAAGGCTTCATCAGCTTGTTGAACGTACTGCTACCCGCCTCGTCGCCGCCGGTGTTCAACCCGGGGACGTTATTGCTCTCACCTTCCCCAACTCCGTCGAG TTCGTGATTGCGTTCTTGGCCGTAATTCGAGCACGTGCGACGGCGGCTCCGCTCAATCCGGCTTACACGGCTGACGAGTTCCAGTTCTACTTGTCCGACTCCGACTCAAAGATCTTACTCACCTCAAAACAAGGCAGCGCTCCGGCTCAAGCCGCCGCGTCTAAGCTCAACATTCCTCACGTCACTGTCGCGTTACCCGATGCGGATTCGGATGTCGCTCTTTCTTCCTCCCTCTCCCAGTACGAGTCGGACCCGGAGCCGGATCCGAACCTGTCATCCAAACTTATCAATGATCCCAGTGacatctctctctttctccacACCTCCGGCACGACCAGCCGGCCCAAAGGGGTTCCGTTAACCCAGCTTAATCTTGTTTCCTCCGTAAACAATATTAAATCTGTTTACAGAATCACTGAGTCTGACTCCACAGTGATTGTTTTGCCCCTCTTTCACGTACACGGGTTGTTGGCCGGGTTATTGAGTTCTGTGGGAGCCGGCGGAGCCGTGACCCTCCCGGCTGCTGGGAGATTCTCAGCTTCAACTTTCTGGTCAGACATGAAGAATTACAATGCCACGTGGTACACGGCTGTTCCTACTATCCACCAAATCATTCTGGACCGCCACCTCAACAGCCCCGAACCCGTTTACCCAAGGTTAAGGTTTATACGGAGCTGCAGCGCGGCTCTGGCTCCTAGCATTCTTGCTCGGCTTGAGGAAGCCTTCGGGGCTCCTGTCTTGGAGGCGTATGCCATGACTGAGGCCTCCCATTTGATGGCTTCCAACCCGTTACCCCAGGATGGCCCGCATGTGCCCGGGTCAGTGGGGAAACCCGTGGGTCAAGAGATGGCCATATTGGATGAAAATGGGAAACCGCAAGAGGCCAATGCCAACGGCGAGGTGTGTATCAGGGGCCCAAATGTAACTAAAGGGTACAAGAATAACCCCGAAGCCAATAAATCTGCTTTCCAGTTCGGGTGGTTCCACACCGGGGACCTCGGATACTTGGATTCGGATGGATATTTGCATCTTGTTGGCAGGATTAAGGAGTTAATCAATCGTGGAg GTgagaaaatttcaccaattgaAGTGGATGCCGTCCTGTTATCTCATCCAGATGTTGCGCAAGCTGTAGCTTTTGGAGTCCCTGATGACAAATATGGGGAAGAG ATTAATTGCGCGGTTATCCCCAGAGAAGGGGCTAACATTGATGAGAGTGAGGTGTCGAGGCACTGCAAGACGAATCTTGCAGGGTTCAAGGTCCCGAAGAAGGTTTTTATCACCGATTCTCTTCCCAAAACTGCCACAGGCAAAATCCAAAGGCGAATTGTGGCAGAGCATTTCCTCGCACAGATTTCTACTGCTAAGTTCCCCAAGTTTGGAGCCTAA
- the LOC113733411 gene encoding uncharacterized protein, whose protein sequence is MVSKRQKLARKRFKEEHPELFPKPDPTPPKDPTKKKKKLSKFKREKTVSNDPSNPKKSFKGKKHPFRIPGMKPGDSCFICKAPDHIAKDCPQKAQWEKNKICLLCRQRGHSLKNCSKQKDDSTDNKFCYNCGQTGHSLAKCPQPLQDGGTRFANCFICNEQGHLSKNCPQNSHGIYPKGGSCKICGGVTHLAKDCPNKSSKASNAVGVAGKAPEIEERPRGQITRFISGDDLEDDFMAGDTFSGNKDTPSEPMTPAPDSKRNVKLKTRQGTKVVNFVGLRVENALLSQDFVVTRKHERDKSSVSRSFQSSAVTCYYVKVMLLENDIQLYVIQNIKISPSYCLIVLVFPLLFPLFFSFVCIAGFLYPLFEDCNMANATSGMAVEDECKLKFLELKAKRNYRFIIFKIEGQQVVVEKLGSPEESYDDFTASLPADECRYAVFDFDFITDENCQKSKIFFIAWSPDTSKVRMKMVYASSRDRFKRELDGIQVELQATDPSEMSFDIIKGRAL, encoded by the exons ATGGTGAGCAAGAGGCAGAAATTGGCCCGCAAGCGATTTAAAGAAGAGCACCCTGAGCTCTTCCCAAAGCCAGACCCAACGCCTCCCAAAGACCCaaccaagaagaagaaaaagttatCCAAATTCAAGAGGGAAAAAACGGTTTCCAATGACCCAAGTAATCCCAAGAAATCCTTTAAGGGGAAAAAGCACCCATTTAGAATTCCAGGTATGAAGCCTGGCGACAGCTGTTTCATATGCAAAGCACCCGACCACATTGCCAAGGACTGCCCTCAGAAAGCTCAGTGGGAAAAGAATAAG ATATGTTTGTTATGTCGGCAACGGGGTCACAGTCTTAAAAATTGCTCGAAGCAGAAGGACGATTCCACCGATAACAAGTTCTGTTATAATTGTGGGCAGACGGGGCATTCTCTTGCTAAGTGTCCACAGCCTCTTCAAGATG GAGGAACACGATTTGCCAATTGCTTTATTTGTAATGAACAAGGGCACTTGAGTAAGAACTGTCCACAAAATTCCCATGGAATTTACCCAAAG GGTGGCAGTTGTAAAATCTGTGGTGGTGTCACACATCTGGCTAAAGATTGTCCTAATAAAAGCAGCAAAGCTTCTAATGCAGTTGGAGTAGCTGGCAAAGCAC CTGAAATTGAAGAGAGGCCTAGAGGACAAATCACCAGGTTTATCAGCGGTGATGATCTTGAAGATGACTTCATGGCAGGGGATACATTTAGTGGTAACAAAGACACGCCCTCTGAGCCCATGACCCCGGCACCTGATTCAAAGCGGAACGTAAAATTGAAGACAAGACAAGGAACCAAGGTTGTGAATTTTGTAGGT TTGAGAGTTGAAAATGCACTACTCTCCCAAGATTTTGTTGTAACTCGTAAACATGAGAGAGATAAGAGCAGCGTCTCCCGTTCTTTTCAGTCGAGTGCTGTTACCTGTTACTATGTGAAAGTTATGCTACTAGAGAACGACATTCAGCTATAT GTAATCCAAAATATTAA gatCTCTCCTTCCTATTGTCTCATcgttcttgtttttcctctcctctttcctctcttcttttcGTTTGTTTGTATTGCAGGGTTCCTTTACCCATTATTTGAAGATTGCAACATG GCGAATGCTACATCTGGAATGGCTGTGGAAGATGAGTGTAAGCTGAAGTTTTTGGAGTTAAAAGCCAAGAGAAACTATCgttttattattttcaagatAGAGGGTCAACAGGTGGTGGTGGAGAAGCTTGGGAGTCCTGAAGAAAGTTATGACGATTTCACTGCTTCTCTGCCAGCCGATGAGTGTCGCTATGCTGTGTTTGATTTCGATTTCATCACCGACGAGAACTGCCAGAAAAGCAAGATTTTCTTCATTGCTTG GTCCCCAGACACATCGAAGGTGAGAATGAAGATGGTTTATGCGAGCTCAAGGGATAGATTCAAGAGAGAATTGGATGGGATTCAAGTGGAATTGCAGGCAACAGATCCTAGTGAGATGAGCTTTGACATTATAAAAGGACGAGCACTCTGA
- the LOC113730066 gene encoding uncharacterized protein, whose product MRDSAALLQGILQRRCLSYLATLFLFILCIAAFFSARLLDFRWNAGNYSRKSIFSGVTFSKYPLHDPWTKPRRNPIEIPLTCAVTNSTRTCPTTYHPPNLSARDEDAAAPEACPDYFRWIHEDLSPWRETGISLDMVEAAKRRADFRLVIVNGTVYVETYRRSFQTRDVFTQWGILQLLRRYPGKLPDLDLVFSCADRPGIVKECYPKSNATAPPPLFGYDGDDSTVDIVFPDWSFWGWPEIVIKPWKQLSEELKEGNRRMRWVDREAHAYWKGNARLTASRRDLLNCHVSGKQDWNARIYYQDWHREQRQGFKNSNLADQCIHRFKIYIEGIGWSVSEKYILACDSVSLVVRPRYYDFFTRSLIPLQHYWPIRENDKCRSIKYAVHWGNTHQEEAQAIGKAASHFVQEELQMKYVYDYMFHLLTEYAKLLKYKPSVPPKAIELCSELMACPADGLVKKYMVDSVVTSPSEAAPCTMPPPYDPPTLHSILERKEDLIKQVETWEKQYWDTQTNHN is encoded by the exons ATGAGAGATTCGGCAGCATTACTGCAAGGGATTCTCCAACGTCGCTGCTTATCTTATCTGGCTACATTATTCTTATTCATTCTGTGCATTGCGGCTTTCTTCTCGGCACGCTTGCTCGACTTCAGG TGGAATGCAGGGAATTACTCTCGAAAATCAATATTCAGTGGCGTCACATTTTCAAAATACCCTCTTCATGATCCATGGACAAAGCCCAGGAGGAATCCGATTGAAATCCCATTGACTTGCGCTGTTACCAACAGCACACGAACTTGCCCAACAACTTACCACCCACCAAATCTTTCAGCACGAGATGAAGACGCGGCCGCTCCCGAGGCCTGCCCAGATTACTTCCGGTGGATCCACGAAGACCTGTCGCCCTGGAGGGAGACTGGAATTTCACTAGACATGGTGGAGGCGGCTAAAAGAAGGGCAGACTTCCGACTGGTTATAGTGAATGGGACGGTTTACGTGGAGACTTATAGAAGGTCGTTTCAGACGAGAGATGTTTTCACGCAGTGGGGAATTTTACAGTTGCTACGGCGGTACCCGGGTAAATTGCCCGACTTGGATCTCGTATTCAGCTGCGCGGACCGGCCGGGTATTGTTAAAGAATGTTATCCCAAATCCAACGCCACCGCCCCACCACCGCTGTTCGGCTACGACGGAGATGATTCGACCGTCGACATTGTTTTCCCGGATTGGTCATTCTGGGGATG GCCTGAAATTGTTATAAAGCCATGGAAGCAATTGTCCGAGGAGCTAAAAGAAGGGAACCGGCGGATGCGATGGGTGGACAGGGAAGCACACGCATATTGGAAGGGCAACGCTAGACTTACGGCTTCAAGGAGGGATTTACTCAATTGCCATGTCTCGGGCAAGCAAGATTGGAATGCCCGTATCTATTATCAG GACTGGCATCGTGAACAACGACAGGGTTTCAAAAATTCTAACTTAGCTGACCAATGCATTCACAG ATTTAAAATCTACATCGAAGGAATTGGGTGGTCCGTAAGCGAAAAGTACATTCTTGCGTGTGACTCTGTTAGTTTAGTGGTCAGGCCACGTTACTACGATTTCTTCACAAGAAGTTTGATACCTCTGCAACACTATTGGCCCATAAGAGAGAATGACAAGTGCAGATCAATTAAGTATGCTGTTCACTGGGGCAATACCCATCAGGAAGAG GCACAGGCCATTGGCAAGGCAGCAAGCCATTTTGTACAAGAGGAGCTGCAAATGAAATATGTGTATGATTACATGTTTCACCTCTTGACAGAGTATGCTAAGCTTCTGAAATACAAGCCAAGCGTTCCTCCGAAAGCAATTGAACTTTGTTCCGAGTTAATGGCCTGTCCGGCTGATGGATTGGTGAAGAAATATATGGTGGATTCCGTTGTTACGAGTCCCTCTGAGGCAGCTCCATGCACCATGCCTCCTCCTTACGACCCTCCTACTCTTCATTCAATtttggagagaaaagaagatTTAATAAAGCAGGTAGAGACGTGGGAAAAACAGTATTGGGATACTCAAACCAATCACAATTAA
- the LOC113730064 gene encoding tubulin beta-1 chain-like, whose product MREILHIQGGQCGNQIGAKFWEVVCAEHGIDSTGRYKGDNDLQLERVNVYYNEASCGRFVPRAVLMDLEPGTMDSVRSGLYGQIFRPDNFVFGQSGAGNNWAKGHYTEGAELIDSVLDVVRKEAENCDCLQGFQVCHSLGGGTGSGMGTLLISKIREEYPDRMMLTFSVFPSPKVSDTVVEPYNATLSVHQLVENADECMVLDNEALYDICFRTLKLTTPSFGDLNHLISATMSGVTCCLRFPGQLNSDLRKLAVNLIPFPRLHFFMVGFAPLTSRGSQQYRALTVPELTQQMWDAKNMMCAADPRHGRYLTASAMFRGKMSTKEVDEQMINVQNKNSSYFVEWIPNNVKSTVCDIPPTGLKMASTFIGNSTSIQEMFRRVSEQFTAMFRRKAFLHWYTGEGMDEMEFTEAESNMNDLVSEYQQYQDATADEEGYDYEEEDEEGQEA is encoded by the exons atgcGTGAAATTTTGCACATTCAGGGAGGGCAATGCGGGAACCAGATCGGAGCCAAGTTCTGGGAAGTCGTGTGCGCCGAGCACGGCATCGATTCCACCGGCAGGTACAAGGGAGACAACGATTTGCAGTTGGAGCGAGTAAATGTCTACTACAACGAAGCCAGCTGCGGGAGGTTTGTCCCGCGCGCCGTCCTCATGGACCTGGAGCCCGGCACCATGGATAGCGTCAGATCTGGGCTCTACGGCCAGATTTTCCGCCCTGATAACTTCGTTTTTGGGCAGTCCGGTGCCGGAAATAACTGGGCTAAGGGTCACTACACAGAAGGCGCTGAGCTCATTGACTCCGTTCTCGACGTCGTCCGCAAAGAAGCCGAAAACTGTGACTGCCTTCAAG GATTTCAGGTGTGTCACTCGTTGGGAGGTGGAACTGGTTCAGGAATGGGGACCCTTCTCATTTCTAAGATCAGGGAGGAATATCCTGACAGGATGATGCTCACCTTCTCTGTTTTCCCATCTCCTAAGGTGTCTGACACTGTTGTGGAACCCTATAATGCGACCTTGTCTGTGCACCAGCTGGTTGAGAATGCCGATGAGTGTATGGTTCTGGATAATGAAGCTCTTTATGACATTTGCTTCCGCACCCTTAAGCTCACCACCCCCAGCT TTGGAGACTTGAACCACCTGATCTCAGCCACCATGAGTGGTGTTACTTGCTGCCTTCGGTTTCCTGGTCAGCTGAACTCTGATCTTCGCAAGTTAGCTGTCAATCTTATTCCGTTCCCTAGATTGCACTTCTTCATGGTTGGGTTTGCTCCACTCACATCTCGTGGGTCACAGCAATACCGAGCTCTCACTGTCCCAGAACTCACTCAGCAGATGTGGGATGCAAAGAACATGATGTGTGCTGCTGATCCTCGCCATGGTCGATATTTGACTGCTTCGGCTATGTTCCGAGGTAAAATGAGCACCAAGGAGGTTGATGAGCAGATGATTAATGTGCAAAATAAGAACTCATCCTACTTTGTTGAGTGGATTCCAAACAATGTCAAGTCTACTGTCTGTGATATTCCTCCGACTGGTTTGAAGATGGCTTCAACTTTCATTGGAAATTCCACCTCAATTCAGGAAATGTTCCGGAGAGTCAGCGAGCAATTCACAGCTATGTTCCGCAGAAAGGCTTTCTTGCATTGGTATACTGGAGAGGGCATGGATGAAATGGAGTTTACTGAAGCAGAAAGCAACATGAATGACTTGGTTTCTGAATACCAACAATACCAAGACGCTACTGCAGATGAGGAAGGTTATGATTACGAGGAAGAAGACGAAGAGGGTCAGGAAGCTTAA
- the LOC113730065 gene encoding uncharacterized protein: MREEVAGRMQGILKGLGVYRYCTEKILLPWKSEVTLVRSSLAMLFLIILCITAFLSTRLIDSSSIAGNFQQKSILPRIPFYKYTHPAGKKLHRNRTEFRLNCSLANVTKTCPTNYYPSKYSSQDFYEKSEAVAQQPQCPEYFRWIHEDLLPWRKTGITPEMVEAAKDKNAAFRLVIVNGTAYVETYKHSFQTRDIFTQWGILQLLRRHPGRLPDLDLIFTCGDRPNIVREYYPSANAKAPPPLFSYDGDDATFDIVFPDWSFWGWPEINIKPWEPLSKDLKEANERRKWMDREPLAFWKGNPHVSPKRMDLLRCNLSDEHDWNLRIYAQDWHREQKEGFKNSDLANQCKHRYKIYIEGIGWSVSEKYILACDSLTLIVKQHYYDFFTRSLMPLQHYWPIRDDTMGRSIKYAVDWGNSHQQEAQAIGKAASRFIQEELNMKYVYDYMYQLLAEYGKLLTYKPTVPRQAVELCSESMACPAEGLIKKYMMDSFAAGPSGVPPCTMPPPYDPATLRSVLQRKEISIEQVQKWEKQYWKTQR, encoded by the exons ATGAGAGAGGAAGTTGCCGGCCGGATGCAGGGTATTCTCAAGGGATTAGGGGTATACAGGTACTGCACGGAGAAGATATTACTTCCATGGAAATCCGAAGTTACTCTGGTGAGATCTTCGTTGGCCATGCTGTTTTTAATCATTCTCTGCATTACCGCATTCCTCTCTACGCGTTTGATCGATTCTTCG tcaattgctggaaatttccagcagAAATCAATACTCCCCCGCATACCATTTTACAAATACACTCATCCCGCGGGGAAAAAGTTGCACAGGAATAGAACCGAATTCCGCCTGAATTGCTCGCTTGCTAACGTTACAAAAACTTGCCCAACAAATTACTACCCATCAAAATACTCATCACAAGATTTTTACGAGAAGTCAGAAGCAGTGGCCCAGCAACCCCAATGCCCAGAATACTTCCGTTGGATACACGAAGATTTATTGCCTTGGAGAAAGACGGGAATCACGCCGGAGATGGTTGAGGCAGCCAAGGATAAGAATGCTGCTTTCCGGTTGGTGATAGTGAATGGCACGGCTTATGTCGAAACGTATAAGCATTCGTTTCAGACTAGAGACATCTTTACCCAGTGGGGGATTTTACAGTTGCTGCGGCGGCACCCTGGCCGACTGCCTGATTTGGACCTCATATTCACCTGCGGTGATCGCCCCAATATTGTGCGAGAATATTACCCCAGTGCCAATGCTAAGGCACCGCCACCTTTATTCAGTTATGACGGGGATGATGCCACCTTCGACATTGTCTTTCCAGATTGGTCGTTCTGGGGATG GCCAGAAATTAATATAAAGCCATGGGAACCATTGTCCAAGGACCTAAAAGAAGCGAATGAAAGAAGAAAATGGATGGACAGAGAACCGTTGGCATTTTGGAAGGGCAATCCTCATGTTTCACCAAAGAGGATGGATTTGCTCAGGTGCAATCTTTCGGATGAACACGACTGGAATCTGCGCATTTATGCTCAG GACTGGCATCGAGAACAAAAGGAAGGTTTCAAAAATTCCGATTTAGCAAACCAATGCAAACACAG ATACAAAATTTATATAGAAGGAATCGGATGGTCTGTGAGCGAAAAATACATTCTTGCCTGTGATTCTCTTACTCTGATAGTGAAGCAACATTACTATGATTTCTTCACAAGAAGTTTGATGCCATTGCAACACTATTGGCCCATAAGAGATGATACCATGGGCAGATCAATCAAGTATGCAGTCGACTGGGGCAATAGCCATCAGCAAGAG GCACAGGCTATTGGCAAGGCAGCAAGTAGATTTATTCAGGAGGAATTAAACATGAAGTATGTGTACGATTACATGTATCAGCTGTTGGCAGAGTATGGTAAGCTTCTAACGTACAAGCCAACTGTTCCTCGACAAGCAGTAGAGCTGTGTTCAGAGTCAATGGCCTGCCCAGCGGAGGGATTAATTAAGAAGTACATGATGGATTCTTTTGCTGCAGGACCCTCTGGGGTGCCTCCATGTACTATGCCTCCTCCTTATGATCCTGCTACTCTTCGTTCAGTTTTGCAGAGAAAAGAAATTTCGATAGAGCAAGTACAGAAGTGGGAAAAACAGTACTGGAAAACTCAAAGATGA